A window from Proteiniborus sp. DW1 encodes these proteins:
- a CDS encoding FAD-dependent oxidoreductase, producing the protein MILNYVIIGNGIAGLSAAKEIRNNDKEGNITIITSEEYLTYYRVKLSHYISKTFDDDELLVNKKSWYEENNIEVLLSKIVEKIDVDKKEVRLDDGKVVAYDKLLLANGSKPFVPPIAGKFKEGVFALRSLRDLKVIKNYFSSCEDITVIGGGLLGLEAAWAIKELGKKVNVVEFFPYLLPRQLDKELSELVSQKLRDNGLNLYFDTAAEEILGESKANGLRFKDNSEIKTDAILFSAGIRPNVDLVRDTAIEFDRGVKVDTYLKTNIEDVYAAGDIAEINGVVLGLWTAANEQGKIAGANITGANKEYKLPEPFTTMTIGDISLFSAGNIKDFNEVLKFDEGDNHFRLFITDNKITGAILLGNLSKMSSVRKAVTSNRDISEYLKDGLSCVEIINRL; encoded by the coding sequence GTGATTTTAAATTATGTGATTATTGGAAACGGTATTGCAGGGTTATCCGCCGCGAAAGAAATTAGAAATAATGATAAAGAAGGAAATATAACTATTATTACATCAGAAGAGTATTTAACATATTACAGGGTAAAGCTTTCTCATTATATCAGCAAAACATTTGATGATGATGAGCTTCTAGTAAATAAAAAAAGCTGGTATGAAGAAAACAATATAGAGGTATTACTAAGTAAGATAGTGGAAAAAATAGATGTTGATAAAAAGGAAGTTAGACTAGATGATGGCAAAGTTGTAGCATATGATAAGCTTTTGCTTGCTAATGGAAGTAAACCATTTGTACCACCAATAGCAGGTAAGTTTAAAGAAGGTGTATTTGCATTAAGGTCATTAAGGGACTTAAAAGTTATTAAGAATTACTTTAGCTCATGTGAAGACATAACTGTAATAGGAGGAGGACTTCTAGGATTAGAGGCAGCTTGGGCAATAAAAGAGCTAGGAAAGAAAGTAAATGTAGTGGAGTTTTTCCCGTATTTACTTCCTAGACAATTAGACAAAGAATTATCAGAATTAGTTTCTCAAAAGCTAAGAGATAATGGACTTAACTTATATTTTGATACTGCTGCTGAAGAAATATTAGGGGAATCAAAGGCAAATGGTTTAAGATTCAAGGATAATAGTGAAATCAAGACAGATGCTATTCTATTCTCAGCTGGCATTAGACCAAATGTTGACTTAGTAAGAGATACAGCTATAGAGTTTGATAGGGGAGTCAAAGTAGATACCTATTTAAAGACAAATATAGAGGATGTATATGCAGCAGGAGATATTGCAGAAATAAATGGAGTAGTATTAGGACTTTGGACAGCAGCAAATGAACAAGGAAAAATTGCAGGCGCTAATATCACAGGAGCAAATAAGGAATATAAGTTGCCAGAGCCGTTTACTACAATGACTATTGGAGACATATCTCTATTTTCAGCAGGAAATATAAAGGACTTTAATGAAGTATTAAAGTTTGATGAAGGAGATAATCATTTCAGACTCTTTATAACTGACAACAAAATAACTGGTGCTATTCTTCTTGGGAACTTGTCAAAAATGTCAAGTGTAAGGAAAGCAGTTACTAGCAATAGAGATATTTCAGAATATCTGAAAGATGGTCTTAGTTGTGTAGAAATCATAAATAGACTTTAG
- a CDS encoding YibE/F family protein has protein sequence MKKILCLIIALLILSSSFNFAGDEIDDFELDYFYARGKVLEVLSDLQNINENNTGELNIDHQVVKIKVTNGKYKNQEFIIDNYVSGNPVFDIIVKKGDNVILDIEEDENGIPQIAISEFARDKYSGMLLLIFASLLILIGKKQGIKSVISLTLTGIVMMKFMLPLILKGHNPIWIAIVSATIITSVTFIIIAGINIKSFSAIIGTVGGVVTAGVLAYIVGSLVKLTGLSSEEANMLMFIPQQINFDYRGLLFAGIIIGTLGAVMDIGMSIASAMYEMKAINPEIPPKTLISSGLNIGKDVMGTMSNTLILAYTGSSIPLLLLFMAYETPLIKILNLDMIATEIVRALVGSIGLIVAIPITAFSTGIILKYKHLFPKIKRQNCEEKQFD, from the coding sequence TTGAAAAAAATCTTATGTTTAATAATAGCATTGCTTATACTCAGTTCTTCTTTTAATTTTGCAGGAGATGAAATAGATGATTTTGAACTAGATTATTTCTATGCTAGAGGTAAAGTATTAGAGGTATTATCTGATTTACAAAACATTAATGAAAATAACACTGGTGAGCTAAACATTGATCATCAAGTTGTAAAAATCAAAGTCACTAATGGAAAATATAAAAATCAAGAGTTCATAATCGATAATTACGTCAGTGGCAATCCAGTTTTTGATATTATAGTTAAAAAAGGTGATAATGTAATATTAGATATAGAAGAAGACGAAAATGGAATCCCACAAATCGCCATATCTGAATTTGCAAGAGATAAATATTCTGGTATGTTGCTATTAATTTTTGCAAGCCTATTGATATTAATAGGAAAAAAGCAAGGTATAAAGTCCGTTATTTCACTTACTTTAACTGGTATAGTTATGATGAAATTCATGCTACCATTGATCCTTAAAGGCCATAATCCAATTTGGATAGCTATTGTTTCAGCTACAATTATTACCTCAGTCACATTTATTATTATTGCTGGAATTAATATAAAGTCCTTCTCTGCTATCATAGGTACTGTAGGTGGAGTGGTAACTGCAGGTGTCCTAGCTTATATTGTTGGTTCTTTAGTAAAGTTAACTGGTCTTAGCAGTGAGGAAGCTAATATGCTAATGTTTATTCCTCAACAGATTAACTTCGATTATAGGGGGCTTTTGTTTGCAGGCATTATTATTGGAACTCTTGGCGCAGTAATGGATATAGGTATGTCAATAGCTTCAGCTATGTATGAAATGAAGGCAATAAATCCTGAAATACCACCAAAGACGTTAATTTCTTCTGGACTTAATATTGGAAAAGATGTTATGGGCACTATGTCTAATACACTAATACTAGCATATACAGGCAGCTCTATCCCACTACTACTTCTTTTCATGGCCTATGAAACGCCTTTAATAAAGATATTAAACTTAGATATGATAGCAACTGAAATTGTAAGAGCCTTGGTAGGTAGCATTGGCTTAATTGTAGCTATTCCTATAACTGCCTTTTCTACTGGAATTATACTAAAATACAAGCACTTATTTCCTAAAATTAAGAGGCAGAACTGTGAAGAAAAGCAATTTGACTAA
- a CDS encoding XRE family transcriptional regulator, protein MKIGEKIRRLRVKSSLTQEELANRCELTKGFISQLERDLTSPSIATLVDILEGLGTNLRDFFNEIEDEKIVFSKDDVFVTENEEFKYTLNWLIPNAQKNQMEPILLELEPGGSSKEDYPHEGEEFGYVLSGTIYIHIGKERYKAKKGESFYFKAHSNHYIENIGKAKAKVLWVSTPPNF, encoded by the coding sequence GTGAAAATAGGTGAAAAAATTAGGAGACTTAGAGTTAAGAGCTCTTTAACCCAAGAAGAGCTAGCCAATAGGTGCGAGCTTACAAAGGGTTTCATCTCTCAGCTTGAAAGAGATCTTACATCTCCATCTATTGCAACACTGGTGGATATACTAGAAGGTTTAGGAACAAATCTGAGAGATTTTTTTAATGAAATCGAAGATGAAAAAATAGTCTTTTCTAAAGATGATGTGTTTGTTACTGAAAATGAGGAGTTTAAATATACTTTAAACTGGTTAATTCCAAATGCTCAAAAAAACCAAATGGAGCCTATTCTTTTAGAATTAGAGCCAGGAGGCAGCTCTAAAGAGGATTATCCCCATGAAGGTGAAGAATTTGGATATGTTTTATCAGGTACTATTTATATACACATAGGAAAGGAAAGATATAAAGCAAAAAAAGGTGAAAGTTTTTATTTTAAAGCCCATTCAAATCATTATATAGAGAATATTGGTAAAGCTAAAGCTAAAGTACTATGGGTGAGTACACCGCCAAATTTTTAA
- a CDS encoding ABC transporter permease encodes MVEKWLKRSYSFLMYLFLYAPIIVLIIYSFNNSKSRGNWDGFTFKWYVELFQDKQIMKALYYTVIVAFFSSIIATIIGTLAAIGIHNSGHVQKKILLNLNYIPVLNPDIVTGVALMTLFIFVGKQMGLVTMLLAHITFNIPYVILSVLPKLKQLNKHLAEAAMDLGATPLYAFRKVVLPEIMPGIVSGALIAFTMSIDDFVISFFTTGSGVQNLSIKIFTMARRGINPKLNALSTLMFLSVLILLLLINRRSSLEIKGKDDVA; translated from the coding sequence ATGGTAGAAAAATGGTTAAAGAGATCTTATTCCTTTTTAATGTATTTATTTCTTTATGCTCCCATAATAGTTTTGATAATTTATTCATTTAACAATTCAAAGTCAAGAGGAAATTGGGATGGATTCACTTTTAAGTGGTATGTTGAATTGTTTCAAGATAAGCAAATAATGAAAGCATTATATTATACAGTAATAGTAGCATTTTTTTCTTCAATTATTGCAACAATAATAGGGACCTTAGCAGCTATAGGAATACACAATTCAGGACATGTACAGAAAAAAATACTATTAAACTTAAACTATATTCCTGTTCTAAATCCTGACATAGTAACAGGAGTGGCTCTGATGACGCTTTTCATATTTGTTGGCAAACAAATGGGATTAGTTACTATGTTATTAGCACATATTACGTTTAATATACCCTATGTAATATTATCTGTTTTGCCAAAGTTAAAGCAATTAAACAAACACTTAGCGGAGGCGGCGATGGATTTAGGAGCAACGCCCTTATATGCTTTTAGGAAGGTAGTGCTACCTGAAATTATGCCAGGAATTGTATCTGGTGCCTTAATAGCTTTTACTATGTCTATAGATGATTTTGTAATTAGTTTTTTCACCACAGGCTCAGGTGTGCAAAATTTATCTATTAAAATATTTACTATGGCGAGAAGAGGAATTAATCCTAAATTAAATGCATTATCTACTCTCATGTTTTTAAGTGTTTTAATTCTTCTGCTGTTAATAAATAGAAGAAGCTCATTAGAGATTAAAGGAAAGGATGATGTAGCTTGA
- a CDS encoding DegV family protein, translating into MRRIQIVTDSTAYFIKEEAISKKINIVPLSVNFSGSINKEGFSGEFKDFFDKLKNSNGFPTTSQPSVGDFVEAYKRAFKAGDEIIAIVISAELSGTYNSARLAADMVAKDKITIIDSKTSAGNLKLLVETAVQLSEQGLSRNEIENQIIKQRERMSINLTVDTLEYLKRGGRLSNTTAFIGTLLNIKPVIGLVDGKLVPVGKERGKKKAMEAIISKVPEIVKRISIAHVQNISEAEQYKSELEKRFPNAIITIDELGPVIGSHLGPKAIGLCSSW; encoded by the coding sequence ATGAGAAGAATTCAGATAGTAACAGACAGTACAGCTTATTTTATAAAGGAAGAGGCTATTAGTAAAAAAATAAACATTGTTCCTCTATCAGTTAATTTTAGTGGAAGCATAAATAAAGAAGGTTTTTCAGGTGAATTTAAAGATTTTTTTGATAAACTAAAGAATTCAAATGGATTTCCCACAACTTCACAACCATCAGTTGGTGACTTTGTTGAAGCATACAAGAGAGCATTTAAGGCAGGAGATGAGATAATTGCAATAGTAATTTCAGCTGAGCTTAGTGGAACATATAACAGTGCCAGACTAGCTGCTGACATGGTAGCAAAAGATAAGATTACTATAATAGACTCGAAAACATCTGCAGGAAACCTAAAATTACTTGTAGAGACTGCTGTGCAATTATCAGAACAAGGATTATCCAGAAATGAAATTGAAAACCAAATAATTAAGCAAAGAGAAAGAATGAGTATCAATTTGACGGTAGATACATTAGAGTATTTAAAGCGTGGTGGTAGGCTGTCTAATACAACTGCCTTTATAGGAACATTACTTAATATTAAACCTGTAATAGGACTAGTAGATGGTAAATTAGTTCCTGTAGGAAAGGAGAGAGGAAAAAAGAAAGCAATGGAAGCAATTATTTCAAAGGTACCAGAAATTGTGAAGAGGATTTCCATAGCACATGTACAAAATATAAGTGAGGCTGAGCAATACAAGAGTGAATTAGAAAAGAGATTTCCAAACGCTATAATTACAATAGATGAGCTTGGGCCTGTAATAGGTTCTCATTTAGGACCTAAAGCTATAGGATTATGTTCAAGCTGGTAG
- the aroB gene encoding 3-dehydroquinate synthase — protein sequence MLNKLEVNVPQKTYPILIRKGIMEDIGYEIKKYYYNKKITIVTDYNVENLYGEGFVQNLSSYGYEVHTISIRPGENSKSIETLTQLYNQLLDNGMTRRDLIIAFGGGVIGDLAGFAASTFLRGINYIQIPTSLLAQIDSSIGGKVAVNLPRGKNLVGSFYHPEAVIIDSNMLKTLPQRYLYDGMGEVIKYACIKDKELFKKLSIINNEAELFSNIDEIIYRCCNIKREVVEKDEKEAGKRMLLNFGHTIGHAIEKVFNYEKYTHGEAVSMGMYVITQKSESLGITKAGTAKLIKELLIKFNLPYQIPKIRTEKLLEAIELDKKSESDFINLVLLNEIGDSFIKKIDKKDMVQYLLT from the coding sequence ATGCTAAACAAACTTGAAGTTAATGTACCACAAAAAACTTATCCTATACTGATAAGAAAAGGTATCATGGAGGACATAGGATATGAAATTAAAAAATATTATTATAATAAAAAAATCACAATAGTTACAGATTATAACGTGGAAAACCTATATGGTGAAGGCTTTGTGCAAAATCTCAGCTCCTATGGATACGAAGTCCATACTATTTCCATAAGGCCCGGGGAGAATAGTAAGTCTATTGAAACACTGACCCAACTATATAACCAGTTATTGGATAATGGAATGACTCGTAGAGATTTAATAATAGCCTTTGGAGGAGGAGTAATAGGTGATTTAGCAGGATTTGCAGCATCTACTTTTCTTAGAGGCATTAACTACATACAGATACCTACATCTTTACTAGCTCAGATAGATAGCAGTATTGGAGGAAAGGTTGCAGTCAATCTTCCAAGAGGTAAAAATTTAGTAGGAAGCTTTTATCATCCAGAAGCTGTAATTATAGACTCAAATATGCTAAAAACCTTGCCTCAAAGATATTTATACGATGGAATGGGGGAAGTCATAAAATATGCCTGTATAAAAGATAAGGAGCTCTTTAAAAAACTTAGTATCATTAATAATGAAGCAGAGTTGTTTTCAAATATAGATGAAATAATTTATAGATGCTGTAATATAAAAAGAGAAGTAGTGGAAAAGGATGAAAAAGAAGCAGGAAAAAGAATGCTTTTAAACTTTGGGCATACTATCGGCCATGCTATTGAGAAAGTCTTTAATTATGAGAAATATACTCATGGAGAAGCAGTATCTATGGGAATGTATGTGATTACTCAAAAAAGCGAATCTCTAGGTATAACTAAAGCAGGGACTGCTAAATTAATAAAAGAACTTCTAATCAAGTTTAATTTACCATATCAGATACCTAAAATAAGAACAGAAAAGCTACTAGAAGCAATAGAGCTAGATAAAAAAAGTGAAAGTGACTTTATAAATCTAGTTCTACTTAATGAGATTGGAGATAGTTTCATAAAAAAGATAGATAAAAAAGATATGGTTCAGTATCTACTAACGTAA
- a CDS encoding DUF362 domain-containing protein — translation MIVSLAECRSYDYEKVKESIIKSINNLGGVEKYINKGDTVLLKLNLLMKKKPEEATTTHPVFVRALAEVLIEYGAKVVIGDSPGGPFNEKILRGIYKYCGIEEIANEVGADLNYNTSSLEVKNEKGKILKSMEVAEMVTNVDKVISVSKLKTHGMMLFTGAVKNMFGIIPGLHKAEYHFKMPQVEDFSQALLDICLYASPVLSFMDGIVGMEGAGPSAGVPREIGVVLASPSPYHLDVVATTIVNIDPLKVPTILRAVERDIVKGNLDDIELVGDSIEKFKIKDFKAPPIRSVHFIKDNKPSFIRDLSNKLLQPKPVFDHKSCIGCRDCANNCPAKVIEMVNKKPVVNLEGCIRCFCCQELCPEKAIDIHRPILMKILSKL, via the coding sequence ATGATAGTATCGCTAGCTGAATGCAGAAGCTATGATTATGAAAAAGTAAAGGAATCTATTATTAAAAGTATTAATAATCTTGGTGGAGTAGAGAAATATATAAATAAAGGAGATACAGTACTCTTAAAGCTAAATTTGCTAATGAAAAAGAAACCAGAAGAGGCAACCACAACCCATCCCGTGTTTGTAAGGGCATTAGCAGAGGTATTAATAGAATACGGAGCAAAGGTAGTTATTGGAGATAGTCCTGGTGGACCTTTTAATGAAAAAATACTAAGGGGAATATATAAATATTGTGGAATCGAAGAAATTGCTAATGAAGTAGGAGCTGATTTAAACTACAATACAAGTTCTCTTGAAGTAAAAAATGAAAAGGGAAAAATATTAAAATCTATGGAAGTGGCTGAAATGGTCACAAACGTTGATAAGGTTATTTCAGTTTCTAAGCTTAAAACTCATGGAATGATGTTGTTTACTGGGGCAGTTAAAAATATGTTCGGTATTATTCCAGGTCTACATAAGGCAGAATACCATTTCAAGATGCCGCAGGTAGAGGATTTTTCACAGGCATTATTAGATATTTGCTTATATGCAAGTCCAGTACTTTCTTTCATGGATGGGATAGTAGGTATGGAAGGAGCAGGACCTTCTGCTGGGGTGCCGAGGGAAATAGGAGTAGTATTAGCATCCCCTTCACCATATCATTTAGATGTTGTAGCTACTACAATAGTTAATATAGATCCATTAAAGGTTCCTACTATTCTAAGGGCAGTAGAAAGAGATATAGTTAAAGGAAATCTAGATGATATAGAACTTGTAGGTGATAGTATAGAAAAATTCAAAATTAAAGACTTTAAGGCTCCTCCTATAAGAAGTGTTCATTTTATTAAAGATAATAAGCCTTCTTTTATTAGAGATTTATCCAACAAATTGTTACAACCCAAACCAGTATTTGACCATAAATCCTGTATAGGCTGTAGAGATTGTGCTAACAACTGTCCTGCAAAGGTTATTGAAATGGTGAATAAGAAGCCAGTAGTAAATCTAGAAGGCTGTATAAGATGCTTTTGTTGCCAAGAACTTTGCCCTGAGAAGGCAATTGATATACATAGACCTATATTGATGAAGATATTGTCAAAGCTATAA
- the potA gene encoding spermidine/putrescine ABC transporter ATP-binding protein has translation MIIELKNISKQYDGADVLKDINLYIRRNEFLTLLGPSGCGKTTTLRIIGGFEQPSTGDIIFEGNKINDVPPFKRQINTVFQKYALFPHMNVFENIAFGLKIKKIPKNEIIERVQRILRLVNLSGYEKRDVNSLSGGQQQRIAIARALVNEPKVLLLDEPLGALDLKLRKDMQIELKNMQKRVGITFIYVTHDQEEALTMSDTIIVMDKGRIQQIGTPEDIYNEPKNAFVADFIGESNIIEGTMIRDLLVEFAGTKFVCVDKGFGENTPVDIVIRPEDIKVVPEEEGMISGMVTSVTFKGVHYEMLVQEKDRVWMIHSTVMEPVGSHIGMVFEPESIHIMKKVG, from the coding sequence ATGATAATTGAATTAAAAAATATTTCTAAACAGTATGATGGAGCAGATGTACTTAAAGATATTAATCTCTATATTAGAAGAAATGAGTTTTTAACCTTACTTGGACCAAGTGGTTGTGGTAAAACTACTACACTTAGGATTATTGGAGGTTTCGAACAGCCTTCAACTGGTGATATAATTTTTGAGGGAAATAAGATAAATGATGTTCCCCCATTTAAAAGACAAATAAATACAGTGTTTCAAAAATATGCATTGTTTCCTCATATGAATGTGTTTGAAAATATAGCCTTTGGTCTTAAAATCAAAAAGATTCCTAAAAATGAGATAATTGAGAGGGTACAGAGAATCCTTAGACTAGTAAATTTAAGTGGATATGAAAAAAGAGATGTCAACTCATTAAGTGGTGGACAGCAGCAAAGGATTGCAATTGCTAGAGCGTTGGTGAACGAGCCTAAGGTGCTACTTTTAGATGAACCCTTAGGAGCATTAGACTTGAAACTTAGGAAAGACATGCAAATAGAACTAAAAAACATGCAAAAAAGAGTTGGTATCACTTTTATATATGTGACGCACGATCAAGAAGAAGCACTAACTATGTCCGATACTATAATCGTAATGGACAAAGGTAGAATTCAACAAATTGGTACTCCTGAAGATATATATAATGAACCCAAAAATGCATTTGTTGCTGACTTCATAGGAGAAAGCAATATTATTGAAGGTACTATGATAAGAGATTTATTAGTTGAGTTTGCAGGTACAAAATTCGTTTGTGTTGATAAAGGATTTGGTGAAAATACTCCTGTTGATATTGTCATAAGACCAGAAGATATTAAAGTTGTACCAGAAGAAGAAGGAATGATTTCTGGAATGGTAACCTCTGTTACTTTTAAAGGAGTGCATTATGAAATGCTAGTACAGGAAAAGGACAGAGTGTGGATGATACACAGTACAGTAATGGAGCCTGTAGGTTCACATATCGGTATGGTATTTGAACCTGAAAGCATTCACATTATGAAAAAGGTGGGATAA
- a CDS encoding ABC transporter permease: MKKNISTFPFLVWVTLFTIVPLLLVLLFSFTEGDVQNIRELKFTLDNFKRFMQPNYINIISRSAGLALISTVICLVLGYPMAMILAGMEEKKRNFWVLLFIVPMWMNFLLRTYAWMTLLGKQGLINTFLEFLGLPTLNLLYNNGAVILGMVYNFIPFMVLPIYTVLSKIDKSIIEAAEDLGSNRLTVFRKVIFPLSIPGVASGITMVFMPAVSTFVISRLLGGNRYMLIGNLIEQQFLTVYDWHFGSAISIIMMIIILIAMGFMERFDKDKEGGRLW; encoded by the coding sequence ATGAAAAAAAACATATCAACTTTCCCATTTTTAGTTTGGGTGACTTTGTTTACTATAGTACCTCTTTTACTGGTATTGCTTTTTAGCTTTACTGAAGGAGATGTTCAAAATATTAGAGAGTTGAAATTTACCTTGGATAACTTTAAAAGGTTTATGCAGCCAAATTATATAAATATAATTAGTCGTTCAGCAGGCCTTGCTCTAATATCAACAGTGATTTGCTTAGTTCTAGGATATCCTATGGCCATGATATTAGCAGGAATGGAAGAAAAGAAAAGAAACTTTTGGGTACTCTTATTCATTGTACCTATGTGGATGAACTTTCTATTAAGAACATATGCTTGGATGACACTTCTAGGAAAGCAAGGACTTATAAATACTTTTTTAGAATTTTTAGGATTACCAACATTAAATTTACTATATAACAATGGAGCAGTCATCCTAGGTATGGTTTACAACTTTATACCGTTTATGGTTCTACCAATATATACAGTCTTAAGTAAGATAGATAAAAGTATTATAGAAGCAGCAGAGGACCTAGGCTCTAACAGGCTAACTGTTTTTAGAAAGGTTATTTTCCCCCTAAGTATACCAGGAGTAGCTTCCGGTATAACTATGGTGTTCATGCCAGCAGTTAGTACGTTTGTTATTTCCAGATTATTAGGTGGAAATAGGTATATGCTTATAGGTAACTTAATAGAACAGCAATTCTTAACAGTATATGATTGGCATTTTGGCTCAGCTATTTCTATTATTATGATGATAATAATACTTATAGCCATGGGATTTATGGAGAGGTTTGATAAAGATAAAGAGGGGGGCAGGTTATGGTAG
- a CDS encoding spermidine/putrescine ABC transporter substrate-binding protein has protein sequence MRKSIRVLSLIIVLTMVLISSGCSSDDRVVLNVYNWGDYIDESVIEEFEKEFNIKVNYEDFATNEEMYVKIKSGGTNYDVVFPSDYMIEKMIREDLLLKLDMNNIPNFENIDDRFKDLDFDPNNEYSVPYMWGTVGILYNSKMVDEPVDSWDILWDSKYKGQILMLDSQRDSIGVALKKLGYSLNTRNVDELEKAKEELIKQKPLLLAYVGDEIKDMMIGEEAALAVVWSGDAVYMMEENEDLRYVVPKEGSNKWFDNMVIPKTSQNKKEAEMFINFMSRPEIAQKNTEYIGYSTTNKETMKLLDPDVLNNEVAYPSDDIINNCEVFLDPGEFLREYDRVWTDIKS, from the coding sequence TTGAGAAAGAGTATAAGAGTATTATCTTTAATTATAGTATTGACAATGGTTTTAATTAGTTCTGGTTGCAGTAGTGATGATAGAGTTGTGCTTAATGTATATAATTGGGGAGACTATATAGACGAGTCAGTTATAGAAGAATTTGAAAAAGAGTTTAATATCAAAGTAAACTATGAGGATTTTGCTACTAATGAAGAAATGTATGTAAAAATCAAGTCAGGTGGAACAAACTATGATGTTGTTTTTCCTTCAGACTATATGATTGAAAAAATGATTAGAGAAGACTTACTGCTTAAGCTTGACATGAATAATATACCTAACTTTGAAAATATAGACGATAGATTTAAGGATCTAGACTTTGATCCTAACAATGAATATTCAGTACCATATATGTGGGGAACTGTAGGAATACTATATAACTCAAAAATGGTAGATGAACCCGTAGATAGCTGGGATATATTATGGGATAGCAAATACAAGGGGCAAATACTTATGCTTGATAGTCAAAGAGATTCTATAGGTGTAGCCTTGAAGAAATTAGGATATTCATTAAATACTAGGAATGTAGATGAGTTAGAGAAGGCAAAGGAAGAATTGATAAAGCAAAAGCCCCTATTATTAGCCTATGTAGGGGATGAAATAAAAGATATGATGATAGGAGAAGAAGCTGCACTAGCTGTTGTATGGTCTGGGGATGCAGTATATATGATGGAAGAAAATGAAGATTTAAGATATGTAGTACCTAAGGAAGGCAGCAACAAATGGTTTGATAATATGGTGATACCAAAGACAAGCCAAAATAAAAAGGAAGCAGAAATGTTTATTAACTTCATGAGTAGACCAGAAATTGCGCAAAAAAACACTGAGTATATAGGATATTCAACTACAAATAAAGAGACAATGAAATTACTCGATCCAGATGTGCTAAATAATGAAGTAGCCTATCCTAGTGATGATATAATAAATAATTGTGAGGTTTTCCTAGATCCAGGAGAATTTTTAAGAGAATATGATAGAGTATGGACTGATATAAAAAGCTAA